The Thalassolituus oleivorans MIL-1 genome includes the window GGATGCCATAGTTGGCGAGCACATGAGCGTCGTACTTTATGTGTTGGCCGACTTTCTTTTGATTCTTATCTTCTAGTAACGGTTTTAACTGTGCCAATACTGCAGCGCGATCGAGTTGTTGTGGTGCGTCGTCGTAGTCATGGGCGAGTGGCACATATGCCGCTTTGCCGATCTCAACGGCAAAAGAGACGCCGACAATTTCCGCTTCTTTATAGTTAAGCGAGGTGGTTTCGGTATCAAAGGCAAACAGTGAGCTGGCTTTTAGCTGGGCAATCCATGCATCTAAAGCGGCTTGCTCAAGGATGATTTCATATTGGCCTTCAAGCGCGTCTGGCATGACATCGGTAATGACCTCTGCGGCTTCGGTTGGTTTGCCTTTGCTGGCACGGCTCGCCGTACTTTTTGCATTTGTTGTCGTGACATCAAGGTCTGGATCACTGCTGAGTTCGGCGATCCAAGCTTTGAATTCTAAATCACGATACAGGGCGAGCAGATCTTCTTTGTGTTCGTCGCTGTTTTTGAAATCCGGCAGCGCAAATTCGAGTTCAACATCGCACTTAATGGTGGCCAGTTCCTTCGATAGAAAAGCTTGCTCTTTATGTTCTTCCAGCTTCGGCGCTAAGGTTTTCGCACCACGGAAATCAAGGGTCGCGACCTTATCGAGATTGGCGTAGATATCCTCTAAGCTGCCCAAACCCGCGACTAAGCCGACGGCGGTCTTTTCGCCGACTTTGGGTACGCCGGGGATGTTATCGACTTTGTCGCCCATCAGCGCCAGATAGTCGATGATGTGTTCGGGCGGCACGCCGAACTTTGTTTTTACGCCTTCGATATCCATAAAGGTATCGGTCATGGTATTGATCAGGGCGACGTGCTCATTAACCAATTGCGCCATGTCTTTATCGCCGGTGGAGATCACGACATCTTGCTGATGTTGCACCGCTTGGGAAGCCAGCGTACCAATCACGTCGTCGGCTTCAACGCCGTCGATAATCAACAAGGGCAAGCCCATGGCACGGATAATGTCGTGGATGGGCTGGATTTGTTCGCGCAGTTCTTCTGGCATTGGCGGGCGATGTGCTTTGTATTCGCTGTAAATATCGTTGCGGAAGGTTTTGCCTTTGGCATCGAATACCACGATAACCTGTGACTCGGGATAATCCTTATTTAGGCGCTTGATCATACTGATCACGCCTTTAATGGCGTTGGTGTGTACACCTTTGGAGTTGGTTAGCAGGGGGATCGCGTGAAACGCACGAAATAAATACGACGATCCATCTACAAGAATCACGGGGTTTGATGACATGAGCAGGGGTCCTGAGCAAATCGAAAACTGACGCTGAAGTAGGGTTTGGGTACACTAACCGGACATTATTCCAATCTCAATGGTCAAAATCAGAATACGACCATTGCGAGATCAACCAAACTAGATCAACTAAAATAGAGGCGCAGTCTAACATGAAGACATCACAACTTCTGGCCGCATTAATTCTGGCTCCGGCGTTATTGTTAGGCAGCCTAGCGTACGCGGAAGAACCGGTAGGTGAGACGGTCACCATTCGCAATGATGGTGATAATACGTATTACGAATATCGAGTTAACGGACAACTTAGTGAGATTAAAGTCGTGCCTAAGGTTGGCCCTGCTTATTATCTTGTGCCATCGCAACAAGAAAGCGGTGATTTTGTGCGTAAAGACAATCCCGATATGCGCGTTCCTAAATGGGTTATTTTCCGCTGGTAATTTTCTATGGCCGTTTATACAAAGCTCGCAGACGATGTGGTCGCATCGTTTTTAACTCAGTATGCAATCGGCCCCTTAACCGCACTGCAGGGTATTAGTGACGGTATCGAAAACACCAATTATTTATTAAAGACTGTGAGTGACGAATTTGTACTGACCTTGTTCGAGCATCACAATGCAGACGAGGTTGCGAGTTTTGTGCGTCTTGCGCGCCATTTAGGGCAAGCGGGATTAGCGGTGCCCATGCCATTGGATGATATTCAGGGTGTTTGGTTACATGAACTCAGTGGTAAGCCGGCAATCTTGTGTCGACGTTTACCCGGTACGCACACCGACCAATTAACGTCAGAGCATTGCGCTGAAATTGGTCGAGGTTTAGCGCAACTGCATCTTGCTGCTCAAGATCTACCTCAGCGTCGTGTCGATGAACGCGGGTTTGATTGGTGGCTAGCGATTGCGCCAGAGTTAAAGGCTAACTTATCGCCCGCCGACCAAGCGCTTCTTGAGGCTGAGCTACAAGCTCAAAAAGATGGACGAACCTTGTGGTGTCAGCTTCCTCATGGCTGGATTCATGCGGATTTATTTCACGACAATGCTTTGTTTTTAATAAGCGAACAGGGCACCAAGTTAACAGCGATTTTAGACTTGTATAACGCCTGTGATGGTGCCTTGGCTTACGATTTAGCCATCGTTGCGAATGATTGGTGCCGCGAGAAAAATGGCATTTGGGATAAGGCTCGACTAACGTCATTATTGGTAAGTTATGAATCCGTGCGGCCCTTTACGACGGAAGAAAAAATGGCTTGGCCTTTATTGCTGCGCGGCGCGGCCTTGCGGTTTTGGTTGAGTCGTTTATTGGCGCAACGTCTGGCTACTCAGCAGGGGCGAACACTTCCAGCCGATAAAAATCCTGACGAGTATCGACGTAAATTACAGCAGCAACAACAACAACAACAGTAATTGTCGTTATTTCTAGTACTCAAATTCTCAATATATCGATCATATGGATCAATAATAGATGAAACGCTTTGTATGTGATTGTGGCACCACGCAATCTTTATTTTTTGAAAGCAGTCGATGCCTTAGCTGTCAGCGTCTTAGCGGCTACTGTTATAAAGAAAACGCTATGCTGAGCTTTGATGAAACAAAAGAGTCGGGCGTATTTATGGCCCGGGGTAGCCGTTATCAGCAATGCAAAAACTACCGTCATCATCAGGTCTGTAATGGCATGATTCGGCTTGCCAATGAGGTTCAACCTAATGGCGAAGCCTTATGTTTTGCTTGTCACTTTAATAGCAATGTACCCGATTTAGATGTGCCAGAGCATTTGCCGCTTTGGCGTAAATTAGAAACGGCTAAACGCCGGTTATTATTTACTTTGCAGTCGTTAGGTTTACCTATACGAGATCGAGAGCAAGAACCCGAAGCGGGTTTAAGTTTTAGTTTTATGGCAGATAAAACTGCGGGCGATCATTTTAATAGCCCTCTGGCAGATCAAGAGCCGGTATTTACGGGTCATGCTAACGGCAATATAACGATTAATTTAGCCGAAGCGGATGATGTTGCTCGTCATGCTGCACGAGTAGCAATGGGCGAAGGATATCGTACTTTGCTTGGGCATTTTCGTCATGAAATAGGGCATTATTATTGGGATGTATTAATTGCCCGCCACCCCGTGCTATTGGGTGAATATCGTAAAGTGTTTGGTGATGAACGAGAGTCGTACCAAGATGCGCTTGATCGTCATTATAAACGTAGTAATGACGATGATAGCTGGAAGGGCGAATTTATTAGTCGTTATGCCAGTATGCATCCCTGGGAAGACTGGGCTGAAACTTGGGCACATTATCTACATATGCTCGACACCCTAGAAACGGCACAAGCTTACGGTATTGTTACGGAAGTTGAGAATGCTGCAGTCATAGACACAAAAGAAATAACGCTACCGCAAGAAGAGCGGTATTACGGCAAAAATTCGTCGATTGAAGATATTGTTAGTAATTGGATCTATTTTTCTGTGGTTCTGAATGCGCTCAATCGCAGTATGGGCTTGCCAGATGCTTATCCGTTTGTGATCAGTGACGCGATACGTGCAAAGTTAGCCTTTGTGCATCGCACCATTCATAGCGTGGGATAACGATTATTCTGTGTCGGCAACTTGGCGATATTTCGCCACGCCGGCTTCTATTTGTTCTTGGAACGATTCCACTGTAACGGTTGCTAATTGTTTAACTAACCATCGGCAATACATAGTTGTATCAGCGTTTTGAATTTTATCGAGTTTAACTCGGGTTTGCGCTTTCAGGCCTGCGTCTAGCACGGCGAGGGCTGTTTGCGACTCTTGGCGTCGTGGCTTGGCCGCTTCACGTGCGAGCATAGGAGCCATCGCTAAATCGATTTTTTGCTCATAACGAGCGTATTCATCGCGCAGATTGTCGGAAATTTCAGGTGTGTTAGCTATGCAGTGATCAATAATTGGACGCGTCGAATCCTTTTGCGCTTGAGCAATAATTTCAAGGCTCGTTTTAGGAATACGATCTTCGGCCACAGCAAAGCCACTCAAGCTCATGGCGAGCATCAGAGTAGTGATGGTTTTGCTGTGTTTTGGCGCTTTCATATCTGCATCCTGCGATAAGACTTTGTATTAATGATTATTGGCCGGCCTAATTGTTTAGTCGAACAATTAGAATAAGTTCTTAGATCATACAAACAAAATAAGATATGGGGAAATCACAGCGTAAACCTTACCCGCCAGAATGACAGGATTGGCCCGTAAGGACGCTCACCCGGTGGCGTGAAAGGTCTGTCATATATGTTCTTTAATACTCGTGCCTTTGTAGTGCCCTTCTAACACAAGTTCAAAACGACGGTCGTTTGGTGAGCGTCTGCCTGTTGAGCGTCGTTCTTGCGAGGTATTTAACTCTTTGTGTGGTTCGATGGTGCTGACCATAGGCGCATCGTCGCCTTCATTCGGCTGTCCTGCTGGTACGTCTTTTTCCGGTTGATCGAGCAGGAACTGATAAGCACGGCAGATATCTTGAAATAGTAGATGAGCGCTTTCACTGTGTATTTCGTTGCGATCAGGGTGATAGGCCATAGCCAAGCGTTTGAATGCCTTTTTGATGGCTTCTTTATCGGCTCCTTCCGGCAAACCGAGAATCGTATAGTAACGTTTCAGCATAATCACCTGACTCAGTTGTGAAGGGTGGAATTCTGACCGCTTTAGTAAGAGGTTAGGCTTTTATTGTGACTTAAGCTGTGAGGAAGTTCGCTATTTAAGCGTCGCAAATTGCCTATTGGAAGGTAGTGAAAGGCTGTTCAGTCATAAATGGTCGGTGATATTGGTTACACGAAGATACACTTTGGCGACTTATGTATCTTTGTGTAAGTCGAGTTCGTGGAGCTGATGGGTCAGGTCTGCATCACTACTAAGATCCTGAGCACGATACCAAAGTACGGTCAGATAAGTTATCTGCCGCTTGGCAAATGACCATTCAGCTTGCGAGAACGGTGAGTCGGCTATTAGCGCATTTTCTTCATCTGTTGATAAGTGGGCATCTTGAAGTAGTGTTGCTAAATCCCACAACGGATGACCGAGACATGCGTATTCCCAATCGAGTAACACTAACTTGTCGTCAGGTGTGTGTATCCAATTTGGCTTTG containing:
- a CDS encoding J domain-containing protein, whose translation is MLKRYYTILGLPEGADKEAIKKAFKRLAMAYHPDRNEIHSESAHLLFQDICRAYQFLLDQPEKDVPAGQPNEGDDAPMVSTIEPHKELNTSQERRSTGRRSPNDRRFELVLEGHYKGTSIKEHI
- a CDS encoding DUF2782 domain-containing protein, whose amino-acid sequence is MKTSQLLAALILAPALLLGSLAYAEEPVGETVTIRNDGDNTYYEYRVNGQLSEIKVVPKVGPAYYLVPSQQESGDFVRKDNPDMRVPKWVIFRW
- a CDS encoding homoserine kinase, encoding MAVYTKLADDVVASFLTQYAIGPLTALQGISDGIENTNYLLKTVSDEFVLTLFEHHNADEVASFVRLARHLGQAGLAVPMPLDDIQGVWLHELSGKPAILCRRLPGTHTDQLTSEHCAEIGRGLAQLHLAAQDLPQRRVDERGFDWWLAIAPELKANLSPADQALLEAELQAQKDGRTLWCQLPHGWIHADLFHDNALFLISEQGTKLTAILDLYNACDGALAYDLAIVANDWCREKNGIWDKARLTSLLVSYESVRPFTTEEKMAWPLLLRGAALRFWLSRLLAQRLATQQGRTLPADKNPDEYRRKLQQQQQQQQ
- a CDS encoding zinc-binding metallopeptidase family protein; translation: MKRFVCDCGTTQSLFFESSRCLSCQRLSGYCYKENAMLSFDETKESGVFMARGSRYQQCKNYRHHQVCNGMIRLANEVQPNGEALCFACHFNSNVPDLDVPEHLPLWRKLETAKRRLLFTLQSLGLPIRDREQEPEAGLSFSFMADKTAGDHFNSPLADQEPVFTGHANGNITINLAEADDVARHAARVAMGEGYRTLLGHFRHEIGHYYWDVLIARHPVLLGEYRKVFGDERESYQDALDRHYKRSNDDDSWKGEFISRYASMHPWEDWAETWAHYLHMLDTLETAQAYGIVTEVENAAVIDTKEITLPQEERYYGKNSSIEDIVSNWIYFSVVLNALNRSMGLPDAYPFVISDAIRAKLAFVHRTIHSVG